The following coding sequences lie in one Yoonia sp. G8-12 genomic window:
- a CDS encoding DMT family transporter, with translation MSATKLGAICATVSVLFFSINDVAIKFLSVGYALHQVVLIRSVIALLIIVAVIAPFTSGWAIARTKRLKMHVLRGLCVVFANMTFFLGLAAMPLADAVAIFFVSPLVITLFSVFFLGEVVGPRRWAAIVVGLIGVLVMMRPGTSAFQMASFLPLGAAVCYAGLHILTRRIGGTESAATMAFYIQIVFIFVGISFGLIVGDGRFADQSDLSLAFLLRAWSWPSVSDYPIFVLIGVGTACAGYLISQAYRVAEASYVAPFEYLALPMAVIWGMVVFDEFPDVWDYAGMALILGAGLFMVWREARVKPVALQRPLRR, from the coding sequence ATGTCAGCAACCAAGCTAGGCGCGATTTGTGCCACTGTGTCGGTGCTGTTTTTCTCGATCAATGACGTCGCAATCAAGTTTCTTAGCGTGGGCTATGCCCTGCATCAGGTGGTCCTGATCCGTTCAGTGATTGCGTTGTTGATCATTGTGGCCGTAATCGCGCCCTTCACGTCGGGCTGGGCCATTGCGCGCACCAAGCGGTTGAAAATGCACGTTCTGCGCGGCCTTTGCGTGGTCTTTGCCAATATGACCTTCTTTCTGGGACTGGCAGCGATGCCTCTGGCCGACGCGGTGGCGATTTTCTTTGTCAGCCCTTTGGTGATCACGCTGTTTTCAGTCTTCTTTCTGGGCGAGGTGGTGGGCCCTCGGCGCTGGGCGGCAATCGTCGTGGGATTGATTGGCGTGCTGGTGATGATGCGCCCCGGCACCTCTGCGTTTCAGATGGCGTCGTTTTTGCCGCTGGGGGCCGCGGTTTGCTATGCGGGATTGCACATCCTGACACGCCGGATCGGGGGTACCGAGAGCGCGGCGACGATGGCCTTTTATATCCAGATCGTTTTTATTTTCGTAGGGATTTCATTTGGTCTGATCGTCGGCGACGGACGCTTTGCTGATCAGAGCGATCTGTCATTGGCCTTCTTGTTGCGCGCATGGAGCTGGCCGTCGGTGTCCGACTACCCGATTTTTGTACTAATCGGTGTGGGCACAGCCTGCGCAGGGTATCTGATCAGCCAAGCCTACCGCGTCGCTGAGGCCTCTTATGTTGCCCCGTTTGAGTATCTTGCGCTGCCCATGGCCGTGATTTGGGGGATGGTGGTCTTTGATGAATTCCCCGACGTGTGGGACTATGCAGGCATGGCTTTGATCCTCGGCGCGGGGCTTTTTATGGTTTGGCGCGAGGCGCGCGTGAAACCGGTTGCTTTACAGCGTCCCTTGCGGCGTTAG
- a CDS encoding AEC family transporter, translating to MWDIFLQTLPFFMLIALGYGSGLTKFFTPEATAYLTKFVFYFALSAMLFRFSANLSLAEILDWQFVLAYLSATTIVYLLAVRVARRRLLPMTEAAVEGQCAVIGNVGFLGIPMLVLLLGEAAVGPVMMVLAVDLIVFGSLIVILITGSRDGRMSPRVLWTVTVGLIKNPMIVSISLGLLVSANNVPVPVPVNEFLTLLGAAATPGALFAIGASLATKSAERVAIAGWLSFCKLVLHPAAVAVAALFIFDVDPYAAGVMIAAAALPVAGNVYILAQHYGVAPTRVSAAILISTAASVVTVSLVIAWVTSF from the coding sequence ATGTGGGACATTTTTCTTCAAACTCTGCCATTCTTCATGCTCATCGCGCTGGGCTATGGATCGGGGCTGACCAAGTTCTTTACGCCAGAGGCGACGGCCTATCTGACAAAGTTTGTCTTTTACTTTGCCCTGTCGGCCATGTTGTTCCGGTTCTCGGCCAACCTGTCGCTGGCGGAAATTCTCGATTGGCAGTTCGTACTGGCCTATCTCAGCGCGACAACGATCGTTTATCTTCTTGCGGTCCGTGTCGCCCGCAGGCGCCTTTTGCCGATGACCGAAGCCGCCGTTGAGGGCCAATGTGCTGTGATCGGCAATGTGGGGTTCTTGGGTATCCCGATGTTGGTTTTGCTTTTGGGCGAAGCGGCTGTCGGGCCGGTGATGATGGTGCTGGCGGTGGATCTGATCGTCTTTGGTAGCCTGATCGTGATCCTGATTACCGGATCGCGCGATGGCCGCATGTCGCCCCGTGTTTTGTGGACGGTCACAGTGGGTCTGATCAAGAACCCGATGATCGTGTCGATCTCATTGGGCCTACTGGTGTCGGCCAACAACGTTCCGGTGCCCGTGCCGGTGAACGAATTTCTGACCTTGCTGGGGGCAGCCGCAACGCCCGGTGCGCTGTTCGCGATTGGCGCGTCGCTGGCTACCAAATCGGCCGAGCGTGTGGCCATCGCGGGCTGGCTGTCATTTTGTAAATTGGTGTTGCATCCGGCGGCGGTTGCGGTTGCCGCGCTGTTTATCTTTGATGTGGATCCTTATGCAGCGGGTGTGATGATCGCCGCCGCAGCTCTGCCAGTTGCAGGCAACGTCTATATCTTGGCTCAGCATTATGGTGTGGCCCCAACCCGTGTGTCTGCCGCGATCCTGATCTCAACCGCGGCAAGTGTTGTGACAGTGTCCTTGGTCATTGCGTGGGTGACAAGCTTCTGA
- the fghA gene encoding S-formylglutathione hydrolase encodes MEIVSENRAFGGTQGVYKHTSSACSCDMTFAVFLPAEAADGPVPVLWFLSGLTCTHENAMTKAGAQAWAAEQGIALVYPDTSPRGDDVPNDEAYDLGQGAGFYIDATEAPWGKHFKMWTYVSEELPALLAEKFPLDMSRQSITGHSMGGHGALTLAMSLPGRFRSVSAFAPICHPTASDWGRKQFEAYLGDKANWDAHDATLLMQAGGFDGPILIDTGTDDQFGDLLGTAHFAEAMAVKRQEGQIRLQKGYDHSYFFISTFMEDHVAFHAEALYA; translated from the coding sequence ATGGAAATAGTTTCGGAAAACCGCGCCTTTGGTGGCACGCAAGGCGTGTACAAGCACACGTCGTCTGCCTGTTCATGCGACATGACCTTTGCTGTCTTTCTGCCCGCCGAGGCCGCTGATGGCCCCGTGCCGGTCCTGTGGTTTCTGTCGGGCCTGACCTGCACCCATGAAAACGCGATGACCAAGGCGGGCGCACAGGCGTGGGCGGCCGAGCAGGGGATCGCATTGGTTTATCCTGATACATCCCCGCGCGGTGATGATGTTCCCAATGACGAGGCCTATGATCTGGGACAGGGAGCAGGGTTTTATATCGATGCGACCGAGGCCCCTTGGGGCAAACATTTCAAAATGTGGACCTATGTGAGTGAGGAATTGCCAGCACTTTTGGCCGAGAAATTTCCGCTGGATATGTCGCGTCAGTCGATCACTGGGCATTCGATGGGCGGGCATGGTGCGCTGACACTTGCGATGTCTTTGCCGGGGCGCTTTCGGTCGGTGTCGGCCTTTGCGCCGATTTGTCACCCGACCGCCAGCGATTGGGGCCGCAAACAGTTTGAAGCCTATTTGGGTGATAAGGCAAATTGGGACGCGCATGATGCGACACTGTTAATGCAGGCGGGCGGTTTTGATGGTCCGATCTTGATTGATACTGGCACTGACGATCAGTTCGGTGATCTGCTGGGGACCGCGCATTTCGCCGAGGCCATGGCGGTCAAGCGGCAAGAGGGCCAGATCCGTTTGCAGAAGGGCTATGACCACTCTTACTTCTTTATTTCAACCTTCATGGAAGATCATGTCGCCTTTCATGCTGAGGCTTTATACGCGTGA